From one Brachypodium distachyon strain Bd21 chromosome 4, Brachypodium_distachyon_v3.0, whole genome shotgun sequence genomic stretch:
- the LOC100824937 gene encoding chitin elicitor-binding protein produces the protein MAQLTILALLCVSLAALSLSPSPVTAARFACNATAPRASTCQALISYAPPNSTASMTLAGVRALFQLRSHRALLASNNLPLSTPPTAPAPTPLRIRLPCLCSGGAGATFQRPTYRVRAGDTLDAVARSVFAGLVTYRDIAAANNVSDPSKVAVGQELRIPLPCSCDPVDGVPVVHYTYVVPAGSSVAGIAQEYGATEAAILALNRMPDAKSLLAGQVLDVPLRGCSSAISNTAIDRNLIVPNSSYIFTANNCIVCGCSSTTWQLDCQATTGIGPSFCPVAKCGDAFLGNITTSTAPACETTMCSYAGYTNSTSFAIHANLTTTSVCNAAGVSPAAQPSHSSASGLASTARWRWSELIACLHVLLSLCLWVSAP, from the exons ATGGCGCAGCTCACCATCCTCGCCCTGCTCTGCGTCTCCCTAGCGGCGCTCTCACTCTCACCCTCCCCCGTCACGGCGGCGAGGTTCGCCTGCAACGCCACGGCGCCGCGGGCCTCGACATGCCAGGCGCTCATCTCCTACGCCCCGCCAAACTCCACGGCGTCCATGACCCTCGCGGGCGTCCGCGCGCTCTTCCAGCTCCGCTCCCACCGGGCGCTGCTCGCCTCCAACAACCTGCCGCTCTCCACCCCGCCCACGGCGCCCGCCCCGACGCCGCTCCGCATCCGCCTGCCCTGCCTctgctccggcggcgccggggccaCCTTCCAGCGGCCCACCTACCGCGTCCGCGCGGGGGACACGCTCGACGCCGTCGCCCGCTCCGTCTTCGCGGGGCTCGTCACGTACCGggacatcgccgccgccaacaaCGTCTCCGACCCCAGCAAGGTCGCCGTGGGCCAGGAGCTCCGGATCCCGCTCCCCTGCAGCTGCGACCCCGTCGACGGCGTGCCCGTCGTGCATTACACCTATGTTGTGCCCGCCGGGAGCTCCGTGGCTGGCATCGCGCAGGAGTACGGCGCCACGGAGGCGGCCATTCTGGCGTTGAACCGCATGCCCGACGCCAAGAGCCTTCTCGCCGGGCAGGTGCTTGATGTGCCGCTCCGAG GTTGCTCTTCTGCCATTAGCAACACGGCCATAGACCGCAACCTCATTGTCCCAAACTCAAGCTACATCTTCACCGCCAACAACTGTATCGTGTGCGGCTGCAGCTCCACCACTTGGCA GCTTGACTGTCAGGCAACAACAGGGATAGGCCCATCCTTCTGCCCCGTGGCGAAATGCGGCGACGCGTTCCTGGGGAACATTACCACGTCCACTGCCCCGGCTTGCGAGACCACGATGTGCTCCTACGCTGGCTACACCAACAGCACGTCATTCGCCATCCATGCCAACCTCACCACCACCTCCGTCTGCAATG CTGCTGGGGTGTCGCCGGCAGCGCAGCCGTCTCACTCCTCGGCGTCCGGGTTGGCATCAACCGCGCGGTGGAGATGGTCGGAGCTGATCGCCTGCCTCCACGTCCTTCTGTCGTTGTGCCTCTGGGTCTCTGCGCCGTGA